A DNA window from Oncorhynchus tshawytscha isolate Ot180627B linkage group LG13, Otsh_v2.0, whole genome shotgun sequence contains the following coding sequences:
- the rftn1a gene encoding raftlin, with amino-acid sequence MGCRLPKLRRTGEEKSPGKIYSTLRRPQVETKVGVAYTYHFLDFLLGKEEVSVSSVLCLSSVRELPVQVRELYGQGFVLVAVHPFVHPCGPRPARIQRQLHRAVLIRETHSSENELKWAGLRLETDVCVAGQQVPDPEVIQNYVKKIQDMAEQGMLFVGFLQQPGGGPCFLGHLDPEDLSSLHSSPSPIHRHPTSPSEPMILDPSPTDSAEPHQNLLEPEHNRNTEVKTPEHKSVELRTIEQNPTDTSLVELDLSSTGPLDLTQDSTPIESSNREHDHSPGKIASIEDQPNRCPDEPADSPERPSQRDPASDQQNHNHAPTELPGDQDQLQSDNTIETTCIERQQNESQADFLRILLPNFSPTELTHGLGGPDADRQCQGDRQSLSPQTQNHNQKPEIDHGSDNLVRSPELDNGDHGSESGAERGCNRRNEGTGGDPGEHLRSSRVPTHNNNNHIRVKSPDREKRAVGSPPAQSRVQVFALYNHTGELSSSLRFYSLRVPLQLQREAGLVTEVDAHWLDHMTQHFTSGAHLIDGFFHLGDDNDSGVSSVDSVFIFQSSSEETPPTSYDAIVVEQWTIVDGVVVRTDYIPLLQSLAPYGWRLTCVLPTPIVKTNSDGSLSTKQILFLQRPALQRNRKDFKKLNLRGRNKPKKNSAGEMLEKKEERKDTSPVMERGMDGQKRNTEEEEEREVRRNCENKRNEKGRTVDRDGIKREEERECETEFQDDFTQGTEGGATDLNQEVERGNGKALLARHEKAVRFADQFVNQKHDEEKSEEKLTQQLSERALFSGVC; translated from the exons aGGTGTCTGTGTCCTCAGTACTGTGTCTGTCGTCAGTGAGAGAGTTACCAGTCCAGGTGAGGGAGCTGTATGGTCAGGGCTTTGTCCTGGTGGCTGTCCATCCCTTTGTCCACCCTTGTGGCCCCAGGCCTGCACGCATCCAACGCCAGCTACACAGAGCTGTCCtcatcagagagacacacag TTCAGAGAACGAGCTGAAGTGGGCGGGGCTTCGCCTGGAGACAGACGTGTGTGTGGCGGGTCAACAGGTCCCTGACCCAGAAGTCATCCAGAACTACGTGAAGAAG ATCCAGGACATGGCGGAGCAGGGTATGCTGTTTGTGGGCTTCCTGCAGCAGCCTGGCGGGGGACCCTGTTTCCTGGGGCACTTGGACCCTGAGGACCTGTCCTCCCTGCACTCCAGCCCCTCCCCCATACACAGGCACCCCACCAGTCCCTCAGAACCCATGATACTGGATCCCAGCCCTACAGACTCTGCAGAACCCCACCAGAACCTCCTAGAACCAGAACACAACCGGAACACAGAAGTGAAAACACCAGAACACAAGTCGGTTGAACTCAGAACAATTGAGCAGAACCCTACAGATACCAGTCTGGTGGAGCTGGACTTGAGCTCCACAGGACCTCTAGATctcacacaggactctaccccaATAGAATCATCAAACAGAGAACACGACCACAGTCCAGGCAAAATAGCCTCAATAGAAGACCAACCAAACCGCTGTCCAGATGAACCAGCAGACTCACCAGAGAGACCCAGCCAAAGAGATCCAGCTAGTGACCAACAGAACCACAACCACGCCCCAACAGAACTCCCTGGTGACCAGGATCAACTACAGTCTGACAACACAATAGAGACCACATGTATAGAGAGACAACAGAATGAAAGCCAAGCAGACTTCCTCAGGATTCTACTACCCAACTTCAGCCCAACAGAGTTAACACATGGACTTGGTGGTCCAGACGCAGACAGACAGtgccagggagacagacagagtctaAGCCCTCAGACACAGAACCACAACCAGAAACCGGAAATAGACCACGGCTCAGACAACCTGGTCCGGTCACCAGAACTAGACAACGGTGACCACGGGTCAGAGTCTGGGGCTGAGAGGGGGTGTAACCGTAGAAACGAGGGCACGGGCGGTGACCCGGGTGAGCATCTGAGGAGCAGCAGAGTTCCgacccacaacaacaacaatcacATCCGGGTCAAGAGTccagacagagaaaagagggcTGTAGGGTCTCCACCAGCACAGAGCA gggtGCAGGTGTTTGCCCTATACAACCACACGGGGGAGCTGTCCAGCTCTCTGAGGTTCTACTCCCTCAGGGTTCCGCTGCAGctgcagagagaggcagggcTAGTGACTGAGGTTGACGCCCACTGGCTGGATCACATGACCCAGCATTTCACCAGCGGAGCTCACCTCATTGACGGCTTCTTTCACCTTGGAGACGACAATG acAGCGGGGTCTCCTCCGTGGACAGTGTGTTCATCTTTCAGAGCTCCTCAGAAGAAACCCCACCCACTTCATACGATGCCATTGTGGTGGAGCAGTGGACCATTGTcgat GGTGTAGTGGTAAGGACAGACTACATTCCCTTGCTCCAGTCTCTGGCTCCCTATGGATGGAGACTGACGTGTGTGCTGCCTACTCCCATCGTTAAGACCAACAG TGATGGCAGTTTGTCCACCAAGCAGATCCTCTTCCTCCAGAGACCTGCCTTGCAACGCAACAGGAAAGACTTCAAG AAGTTGAACCTCAGGGGTCGGAACAAGCCGAAGAAAAACTCTGCTGGAGAAATGctagagaagaaagaggagagaaaggacacatccccagtgatggagagagggatggatggacagaAGAGGAACacggaagaggaagaggagagagaggtgagaaggaatTGTGAGAACAAAAGAAATGAGAAAGGGAGAACCGTAGACAGAGATGGAatcaagagagaagaggagagagagtgtgagacagaATTTCAAGACGACTTCACCCAGGGTACAGAGGGCGGGGCCACAGACCTCAACCAGGAAGTAGAGCGGGGGAATGGCAAAGCCCTATTGGCCAGACATGAGAAGGCCGTTAGGTTTGCAGATCAGTTTGTCAATCAGAAGCATGATGAAGAGAAGTCAGAGGAGAAGCTCACACAGCAGCTGAGTGAGAGAGCGCTGTTTTCTGGAGTATGTTAA